Proteins encoded in a region of the Streptomyces sp. PCS3-D2 genome:
- a CDS encoding ABC transporter ATP-binding protein: MLRDNISKQDEGGGVTTSEILSVAETGGGSATPLLEVDNLQVEFKTRDGVAKAVNGVSYSVSAGETLAVLGESGSGKSVTAQAIMGILDSPPGRVAGGEVRFHGRDILKMSDEERRKLRGDKMAMIFQDALSSLNPVYSVGDQLGEMFRVHRGMSKKDSKAKAIELMDRVKIPAAKARVGDYPHQFSGGMRQRIMIAMALALEPDLIIADEPTTALDVTVQAQVMDLLAELQREMNMGLILITHDLGVVADVADKIAVMYAGRIVETAPVHEIYKRPSHPYTRGLLDSIPRLDQKGQELYAIKGLPPNLLRIPTGCAFSPRCPKAQDICRTEIPVLHPVTEQDGTELPGRGSACHFWKDQIHG, from the coding sequence ATGCTCCGAGACAACATCAGCAAGCAGGACGAAGGTGGCGGCGTGACGACGTCGGAGATTCTCAGCGTTGCGGAGACGGGCGGCGGGTCCGCAACGCCGCTGCTGGAGGTGGACAACCTCCAGGTCGAGTTCAAGACCCGTGACGGGGTCGCCAAGGCCGTCAACGGCGTGAGCTACAGCGTCAGCGCCGGCGAGACCCTCGCCGTGCTCGGCGAGTCGGGCTCCGGCAAGTCCGTCACCGCGCAGGCGATCATGGGCATCCTCGACAGCCCGCCCGGGCGCGTAGCGGGCGGCGAGGTGCGCTTCCACGGCAGGGACATCCTCAAGATGTCCGACGAGGAGCGCCGCAAGCTCCGCGGCGACAAGATGGCGATGATCTTCCAGGACGCGCTGTCCTCCCTGAACCCGGTCTACTCGGTGGGCGACCAGCTCGGCGAGATGTTCCGGGTCCACCGCGGCATGTCCAAGAAGGACTCGAAGGCCAAGGCCATCGAGCTCATGGACCGCGTGAAGATCCCCGCCGCGAAGGCGCGCGTGGGCGACTACCCGCACCAGTTCTCCGGCGGTATGCGCCAGCGCATCATGATCGCCATGGCGCTGGCCCTGGAGCCGGACCTGATCATCGCCGACGAGCCCACCACGGCTCTCGACGTGACCGTCCAGGCCCAGGTCATGGACCTGCTCGCGGAGCTCCAGCGCGAGATGAACATGGGTCTGATCCTGATCACCCACGACCTCGGCGTGGTCGCCGACGTCGCGGACAAGATCGCGGTCATGTACGCCGGCCGGATCGTCGAGACCGCTCCGGTCCACGAGATCTACAAGCGCCCCTCGCACCCGTACACCCGGGGTCTGCTGGACTCGATCCCGCGCCTGGACCAGAAGGGCCAGGAGCTGTACGCGATCAAGGGCCTGCCGCCCAACCTGCTCCGCATCCCGACGGGCTGTGCCTTCAGCCCCCGGTGCCCCAAGGCGCAGGACATCTGCCGTACGGAGATCCCGGTCCTGCACCCGGTCACCGAGCAGGACGGCACCGAACTGCCCGGCCGCGGGAGCGCGTGCCACTTCTGGAAGGACCAGATCCATGGCTGA
- a CDS encoding ABC transporter permease, translating to MSELVKSPAIGDESPVPATPAAPEATPKQLTQWGEIRHRFVQNKLAVVGLVIICLLFITAIFGNMFTPFDPGAQDLENTLASPNGTHWMGTDALGRDMFSRLIAGTRVAMFVGLASIFFAVLIGVALGAIAGYFAGFADTLVMRVADVFLAFPLMIGAVVIILVTGRGITPVIISLAVFSWATVSRLLRSSILSVREMDYVHAAKALGASGGRIVRTHILPNSLTPVLVYATFNVGTTIIGVAALSFLGAGVPVDVPEWGNMLAAGQAFIGVHDYLWLYPSLFVVVTVLGFAFVGDGLRDALDPKLR from the coding sequence ATGTCTGAGCTCGTCAAGAGCCCGGCGATCGGGGACGAGAGCCCCGTGCCGGCCACCCCGGCCGCCCCCGAAGCAACCCCCAAGCAGCTCACCCAGTGGGGCGAGATCCGCCACCGCTTCGTCCAGAACAAGCTGGCCGTCGTCGGTCTCGTGATCATCTGTCTGCTGTTCATCACCGCGATCTTCGGCAACATGTTCACGCCGTTCGACCCCGGTGCGCAGGACCTGGAGAACACCCTCGCGTCGCCCAACGGCACGCACTGGATGGGCACCGACGCCCTGGGCCGCGACATGTTCTCGCGCCTCATCGCCGGTACCCGCGTGGCCATGTTCGTCGGCCTCGCCTCGATCTTCTTCGCCGTGCTGATCGGTGTCGCCCTCGGCGCCATCGCCGGCTACTTCGCCGGCTTCGCCGACACCCTCGTCATGCGCGTCGCGGACGTCTTCCTCGCGTTCCCGCTGATGATCGGCGCCGTCGTCATCATCCTCGTCACCGGTCGCGGCATCACCCCGGTGATCATCTCGCTCGCGGTCTTCTCGTGGGCGACCGTCTCCCGACTGCTGCGCAGCTCGATCCTGTCGGTGCGCGAGATGGACTACGTCCACGCGGCCAAGGCGCTCGGCGCCAGCGGCGGCCGGATCGTCCGCACCCACATCCTGCCCAACTCGCTGACCCCGGTCCTGGTCTACGCGACGTTCAACGTCGGTACCACGATCATCGGTGTCGCGGCGCTCTCGTTCCTCGGCGCCGGTGTCCCGGTCGACGTGCCGGAGTGGGGCAACATGCTGGCGGCCGGGCAGGCCTTCATCGGGGTCCACGACTACCTGTGGCTGTACCCGAGCCTCTTCGTCGTCGTCACCGTGCTCGGCTTCGCCTTCGTCGGCGACGGCCTGCGCGACGCGCTCGACCCGAAGCTGCGGTAG
- a CDS encoding ABC transporter permease → MGRYVARRLGQMVVVLIGATMVLFACLFVLPGDPVGSIAGSDKARDPAVVAELKARYGLDKSLPEQYVNYVSKVATGDLGEDFIQRREVSEILGPKLANTAKLAFLAIALVTVFGMGVGIIAALYRYSILDMATTFFTTMAVGFPTFVIGMLLMKWFAVELQWFPQLGGDKLEGMILPAITLAITDVAFVARLTRGTMLEVLRADYVKTAVAKGLPRRRVLFKHVLRNSSIPVVTYLGISFGALLGGALITEAIFNWDGVGLALVQAIQQQNNPIVIGVVTYSVAIFVVLSLIVDLLYAALDPRIRLS, encoded by the coding sequence ATGGGAAGGTACGTCGCCCGTCGCCTCGGGCAGATGGTCGTGGTCCTCATAGGCGCGACCATGGTTCTGTTCGCTTGTCTGTTCGTTCTCCCCGGTGACCCCGTGGGCTCGATCGCAGGCAGCGACAAGGCACGCGACCCAGCGGTGGTCGCGGAGCTCAAGGCGCGGTACGGGCTCGACAAGTCGCTGCCCGAGCAGTATGTGAACTACGTGTCGAAGGTCGCGACCGGAGACCTCGGCGAGGACTTCATCCAGCGCCGCGAGGTGTCCGAGATCCTCGGCCCCAAGCTGGCGAACACCGCGAAGCTGGCCTTCCTGGCCATCGCCCTCGTGACGGTGTTCGGTATGGGCGTCGGCATCATTGCCGCCCTGTACAGATACAGCATCTTGGACATGGCCACGACATTCTTTACGACCATGGCGGTGGGCTTCCCCACGTTCGTGATCGGCATGCTGCTCATGAAGTGGTTCGCGGTCGAACTCCAGTGGTTCCCGCAGCTCGGTGGAGACAAGCTCGAAGGCATGATCCTCCCCGCGATCACCCTCGCCATCACCGACGTCGCGTTCGTCGCGCGCCTCACCCGCGGCACGATGCTCGAGGTGCTGCGCGCCGACTACGTGAAGACCGCCGTGGCCAAGGGACTTCCGCGCCGCCGCGTGCTCTTCAAGCACGTGCTCCGCAACTCCTCCATCCCGGTCGTCACCTACCTGGGCATCTCGTTCGGCGCACTTCTCGGTGGCGCGCTCATCACCGAGGCGATCTTCAACTGGGACGGTGTCGGTCTGGCACTGGTCCAGGCGATCCAGCAGCAGAACAACCCGATCGTGATCGGTGTGGTGACCTACAGCGTCGCCATCTTCGTCGTCCTCAGCCTCATCGTGGACCTGCTGTACGCGGCCCTCGACCCGCGTATCCGCCTCAGCTGA
- a CDS encoding ABC transporter substrate-binding protein yields MRGAKSAKWVVGAVVVALAATACGGGDGDSKDKGSATGGGTFRLGSTEPDTIDPGRAHESTGILLSNALFTGLYGNTPDGLAEPLLAESATSDEACTSWTFKIKPDTKFSNGEVVDAEAFARGWARSAHKAAASDVAYHFAGIKGYAELQDGSAKTFSGVATPDPHTLKVDLEKADCEFVLKTAHTAYSPVPKAAKVGEEDKAFGEAPIGNGPFKMDGSWEHNKAINLVRNDDYGLEKAKLDKVQVTLLNDKTAQQLEYDGFQAGTFDYAHIPTPMLKTAEAKFKPQNKWFAKDTSGMNFVLPIGDNGPTNNKDARLAISYAIDRQAIAKGVFQGFQTPSTTIVPPSFPKAYQKDLCTSCLKQDVAKAKEHAEKGGLKPGTEIKFSFNTGAGHEEWVQAIARQLEDVLGVKVKLDGKDFPGMLKEQQGSGATGVYRFAWGADYPTPENFLFPLLHSSSMTKDADGNVTGDNRVRYNNPEFDKLIDTARATKDEAARIAMYKQAEKMAMDDMALIPTFNRSQFRLMATDKFNGLDDINFNEDPILEKISLKK; encoded by the coding sequence ATGCGCGGTGCGAAGAGCGCCAAGTGGGTCGTGGGCGCGGTTGTCGTCGCCCTGGCCGCTACCGCCTGTGGCGGCGGTGACGGTGACAGCAAGGACAAGGGCAGCGCTACCGGCGGCGGTACGTTCCGCCTGGGCAGCACGGAGCCGGACACCATCGACCCGGGGCGCGCCCACGAGTCCACGGGCATCCTGCTGTCGAACGCCCTGTTCACCGGCCTGTACGGGAACACCCCCGACGGTCTGGCCGAGCCGCTGCTCGCCGAGTCGGCGACCTCGGACGAGGCTTGCACCTCGTGGACCTTCAAGATCAAGCCGGACACCAAGTTCTCCAACGGCGAGGTCGTGGACGCCGAGGCGTTCGCCCGCGGTTGGGCGCGTTCCGCGCACAAGGCCGCCGCGTCCGACGTGGCGTACCACTTCGCCGGCATCAAGGGCTACGCGGAGCTGCAGGACGGCTCGGCCAAGACCTTCTCCGGTGTGGCCACCCCGGACCCGCACACCCTCAAGGTGGACCTGGAGAAGGCGGACTGTGAGTTCGTCCTGAAGACGGCCCACACCGCCTACAGCCCGGTCCCGAAGGCCGCCAAGGTCGGCGAAGAGGACAAGGCGTTCGGCGAGGCCCCCATCGGCAACGGTCCGTTCAAGATGGACGGCAGCTGGGAGCACAACAAGGCCATCAACCTCGTCCGCAACGACGACTACGGCCTGGAGAAGGCGAAGCTGGACAAGGTCCAGGTCACCCTCCTCAACGACAAGACCGCGCAGCAGCTCGAGTACGACGGCTTCCAGGCCGGCACGTTCGACTACGCGCACATCCCGACGCCGATGCTGAAGACGGCCGAGGCGAAGTTCAAGCCGCAGAACAAGTGGTTCGCCAAGGACACCAGCGGCATGAACTTCGTTCTGCCGATCGGTGACAACGGCCCGACCAACAACAAGGACGCCCGTCTGGCGATCTCCTACGCGATCGACCGTCAGGCCATCGCCAAGGGTGTCTTCCAGGGCTTCCAGACCCCGTCGACGACCATCGTGCCGCCGTCGTTCCCGAAGGCGTACCAGAAGGACCTGTGCACCTCCTGCCTCAAGCAGGACGTCGCCAAGGCCAAGGAGCACGCCGAGAAGGGCGGCCTGAAGCCGGGTACGGAGATCAAGTTCTCCTTCAACACCGGTGCGGGCCACGAAGAGTGGGTCCAGGCCATCGCGCGTCAGCTCGAGGACGTCCTCGGCGTGAAGGTCAAGCTGGACGGCAAGGACTTCCCGGGCATGCTCAAGGAGCAGCAGGGTTCCGGCGCCACCGGCGTCTACCGCTTCGCGTGGGGCGCGGACTACCCGACCCCGGAGAACTTCCTGTTCCCGCTGCTGCACTCGTCCTCGATGACGAAGGACGCGGACGGCAACGTGACCGGTGACAACCGCGTCCGTTACAACAACCCCGAGTTCGACAAGCTGATCGACACGGCCCGCGCCACCAAGGACGAGGCCGCGCGCATCGCGATGTACAAGCAGGCCGAGAAGATGGCCATGGACGACATGGCCCTCATCCCGACCTTCAACCGTTCCCAGTTCCGCCTGATGGCGACCGACAAGTTCAACGGTCTGGACGACATCAACTTCAACGAGGACCCGATCCTCGAGAAGATCTCGCTCAAGAAGTAA
- the typA gene encoding translational GTPase TypA, translating into MPTRHDIRNVAIVAHVDHGKTTIVDAMLKQAGAFAAHQQLDDRMMDSNDLEREKGITILAKNTAVKYHPKDGGAPITINIIDTPGHADFGGEVERGLSMVDAVVLLVDASEGPLPQTRFVLRKALQARMPVILCINKTDRPDSRIDEVVNETYDLFLDLDADEDQIEFPIVYACGRDGIASLTKPEDGTVPADSENLEPFFSTILEHVPAPTYDEEAPLQAHVTNLDADNFLGRIALLRVEQGELRKGQTVAWIKRDGTISNVRITELMMTEALTRKPAEVAGPGDICAVAGIPDIMIGETLADPENPIALPLITVDEPAISMVIGTNTSPLVGRGGTGKGADAKSAVKDRKVTARQVKDRLDRELIGNVSLRVLDTDRPDAWEVQGRGELALAILVEQMRREGFELTIGKPQVVTREIDGKVHEPVERMTIDVPEEHMGAVTQLMGVRKGRMDNMSNHGSGWVRMEFVVPSRGLIGFRTEFLTQTRGTGIGHSIHEGHEPWFGQLVTRNNGSLVADRAGAVTAFAMTNLQERGVLFTDPGTEVYEGMIVGENSRSDDMDVNITKEKKLTNMRSSSADTFEAIVPPRKLSLEQSLEFCRDDECVEVTPEAVRIRKVVLDQKERSRTASRAKSAK; encoded by the coding sequence GTGCCCACGCGCCACGACATCCGTAACGTCGCCATCGTCGCCCACGTCGACCATGGCAAGACGACCATCGTCGACGCCATGCTCAAGCAGGCCGGTGCCTTCGCCGCCCACCAGCAGCTCGACGACCGCATGATGGACTCGAACGACCTGGAGCGTGAGAAGGGCATCACGATCCTCGCCAAGAACACGGCGGTGAAGTATCACCCCAAGGACGGCGGGGCCCCGATCACGATCAACATCATCGACACCCCCGGCCACGCCGACTTCGGTGGCGAGGTCGAGCGCGGTCTGTCGATGGTCGACGCCGTCGTCCTCCTGGTGGACGCCTCGGAGGGTCCGCTGCCGCAGACCCGCTTCGTCCTGCGCAAGGCCCTCCAGGCCCGGATGCCCGTCATCCTCTGCATCAACAAGACGGACCGCCCGGACTCCCGGATCGACGAGGTCGTCAACGAGACCTACGACCTGTTCCTGGACCTGGACGCCGACGAGGACCAGATCGAGTTCCCGATCGTCTACGCCTGCGGCCGTGACGGCATCGCCTCGCTGACCAAGCCGGAGGACGGCACCGTCCCCGCCGACAGCGAGAACCTGGAGCCGTTCTTCTCCACGATCCTGGAGCACGTCCCGGCCCCGACGTACGACGAGGAGGCCCCGCTCCAGGCGCACGTCACCAACCTCGACGCCGACAACTTCCTCGGCCGCATCGCGCTGCTGCGCGTCGAGCAGGGCGAGCTGCGCAAGGGCCAGACGGTCGCGTGGATCAAGCGTGACGGCACCATCTCCAACGTCCGCATCACCGAGCTGATGATGACCGAGGCGCTCACCCGCAAGCCGGCCGAGGTCGCCGGCCCCGGTGACATCTGCGCCGTCGCCGGTATCCCCGACATCATGATCGGCGAGACCCTGGCCGACCCGGAGAACCCGATCGCGCTGCCGCTGATCACGGTGGACGAGCCGGCCATCTCCATGGTCATCGGCACCAACACCTCCCCGCTGGTCGGCCGCGGCGGCACGGGCAAGGGCGCGGACGCCAAGTCCGCCGTCAAGGACCGCAAGGTCACCGCCCGCCAGGTCAAGGACCGCCTCGACCGCGAGCTGATCGGCAACGTCTCGCTGCGCGTGCTCGACACCGACCGCCCGGACGCCTGGGAGGTCCAGGGCCGCGGTGAGCTCGCGCTGGCGATCCTCGTCGAGCAGATGCGCCGCGAGGGCTTCGAGCTGACCATCGGCAAGCCGCAGGTCGTCACCCGCGAGATCGACGGCAAGGTGCACGAGCCGGTCGAGCGCATGACGATCGACGTGCCCGAGGAGCACATGGGCGCCGTCACGCAGCTCATGGGTGTCCGCAAGGGCCGCATGGACAACATGTCCAACCACGGCTCCGGCTGGGTCCGCATGGAGTTCGTCGTTCCGTCCCGTGGCCTCATCGGCTTCCGTACGGAGTTCCTGACGCAGACCCGCGGCACCGGCATCGGCCACTCCATCCACGAGGGTCACGAGCCGTGGTTCGGCCAGCTGGTCACCCGCAACAACGGCTCCCTGGTCGCCGACCGCGCCGGTGCGGTCACCGCGTTCGCGATGACCAACCTCCAGGAGCGCGGCGTGCTGTTCACCGACCCCGGCACCGAGGTGTACGAGGGCATGATCGTCGGCGAGAACTCGCGCTCCGACGACATGGACGTGAACATCACCAAGGAGAAGAAGCTCACCAACATGCGCTCCTCCTCCGCCGACACCTTCGAGGCGATCGTCCCGCCGCGCAAGCTCTCCCTGGAGCAGTCCCTGGAGTTCTGCCGCGACGACGAGTGCGTCGAGGTGACCCCGGAGGCCGTGCGCATCCGCAAGGTCGTGCTGGACCAGAAGGAGCGCTCGCGCACCGCGTCGCGGGCCAAGTCCGCCAAGTAA